From the genome of Eucalyptus grandis isolate ANBG69807.140 chromosome 2, ASM1654582v1, whole genome shotgun sequence, one region includes:
- the LOC104434080 gene encoding tRNA pseudouridine synthase A isoform X1 — protein MLSLRMMSHAVGLPSPPPPPLHLNGNSSSTASDCVDMAKTSVAGYKWRLVIAYDGTHYAGWQYQQSPPTIQCIMEKALTRITKVEREDLLLVGASRTDAGVHAWGQVAHFVTPFNYDSLDHLHAALNGLLPSDIRVREISPAVPEFHARFSVRSKIYHYKIYNDTVMDPFQRYYAYHSAYKLNPEAMKEATKYFIGRHDFSAFANASRNDRAPNPVKNIFSFDVIEKGPLLQIEVEGSGFMYRQVRNMAALLIQIGKEAIPPGIVPMILASRDRKELAKYSLSAPPHGLCLIAVNYIEKHMQLPLGCPPKSLGRSHTISKCKLPCY, from the exons ATGTTGAGCTTGAGGATGATGAGCCATGCAGTGggccttccttctcctcctcctcctcctctgcacCTCAACGGCAATTCCTCTTCAACCGCAAGTGACTGCGTCGACATG GCGAAAACGAGTGTGGCGGGTTACAAGTGGCGTTTGGTGATAGCATACGACGGCACCCACTACGCAG GCTGGCAATATCAGCAATCTCCACCCACCATACAATGTATCATGGAAAAAGCTTTGACTCGAATCACAAAGGTGGAAAGGGAGGATCTCCTTCTGGTTGGTGCAAGCAGAACAGATGCAGGAGTTCATGCCTGGGGTCAG GTAGCACACTTTGTCACACCTTTTAATTATGACAGCTTGGATCACCTCCATGCTGCTCTTAATGGTCTTCTTCCATCTGATATCCGTGTAAGAGAGATTAGCCCTGCAGTGCCTGAATTTCATGCCAGATTTTCCGTGAGAAGCAAGATTTATCACTACAAAATATACAATGATACTGTCATGGACCCATTTCAGCGGTACTATGCTTATCACAGTGCTTACAAGCTAAACCCAGAAGCAATGAAAGAAGCCACTAAATATTTTATTGGAAGACATGATTTTTCTGCTTTTGCAAATGCATCACGCAATGATCGAGCACCCAATCCTGTCAAAAATATATTCAGTTTTGATGTCATTGAAAAG GGACCTCTTTTACAGATAGAGGTTGAAGGTTCTGGATTTATGTATAGACAAGTGCGGAACATG GCTGCTCTGCTTATACAAATCGGAAAGGAAGCAATACCTCCTGGTATTGTTCCCATGATTCTAGCATCTCGGGACCGGAAGGAGTTAGCCAAATATTCGTTGTCTGCCCCACCTCATGGGCTCTGTCTTATAGCTGTCAATTACATTGAAAAGCACATGCAGCTTCCGTTAGGTTGCCCTCCTAAGAGTTTGGGAAGGAGTCATACCATCAGCAAGTGCAAGCTTCCGTGCTACTAA
- the LOC104434080 gene encoding tRNA pseudouridine synthase A 1 isoform X2, with the protein MLSLRMMSHAVGLPSPPPPPLHLNGNSSSTASDCVDMAKTSVAGYKWRLVIAYDGTHYAGWQYQQSPPTIQCIMEKALTRITKVEREDLLLVGASRTDAGVHAWGQVAHFVTPFNYDSLDHLHAALNGLLPSDIRVREISPAVPEFHARFSVRSKIYHYKIYNDTVMDPFQRYYAYHSAYKLNPEAMKEATKYFIGRHDFSAFANASRNDRAPNPVKNIFSFDVIEKIEVEGSGFMYRQVRNMAALLIQIGKEAIPPGIVPMILASRDRKELAKYSLSAPPHGLCLIAVNYIEKHMQLPLGCPPKSLGRSHTISKCKLPCY; encoded by the exons ATGTTGAGCTTGAGGATGATGAGCCATGCAGTGggccttccttctcctcctcctcctcctctgcacCTCAACGGCAATTCCTCTTCAACCGCAAGTGACTGCGTCGACATG GCGAAAACGAGTGTGGCGGGTTACAAGTGGCGTTTGGTGATAGCATACGACGGCACCCACTACGCAG GCTGGCAATATCAGCAATCTCCACCCACCATACAATGTATCATGGAAAAAGCTTTGACTCGAATCACAAAGGTGGAAAGGGAGGATCTCCTTCTGGTTGGTGCAAGCAGAACAGATGCAGGAGTTCATGCCTGGGGTCAG GTAGCACACTTTGTCACACCTTTTAATTATGACAGCTTGGATCACCTCCATGCTGCTCTTAATGGTCTTCTTCCATCTGATATCCGTGTAAGAGAGATTAGCCCTGCAGTGCCTGAATTTCATGCCAGATTTTCCGTGAGAAGCAAGATTTATCACTACAAAATATACAATGATACTGTCATGGACCCATTTCAGCGGTACTATGCTTATCACAGTGCTTACAAGCTAAACCCAGAAGCAATGAAAGAAGCCACTAAATATTTTATTGGAAGACATGATTTTTCTGCTTTTGCAAATGCATCACGCAATGATCGAGCACCCAATCCTGTCAAAAATATATTCAGTTTTGATGTCATTGAAAAG ATAGAGGTTGAAGGTTCTGGATTTATGTATAGACAAGTGCGGAACATG GCTGCTCTGCTTATACAAATCGGAAAGGAAGCAATACCTCCTGGTATTGTTCCCATGATTCTAGCATCTCGGGACCGGAAGGAGTTAGCCAAATATTCGTTGTCTGCCCCACCTCATGGGCTCTGTCTTATAGCTGTCAATTACATTGAAAAGCACATGCAGCTTCCGTTAGGTTGCCCTCCTAAGAGTTTGGGAAGGAGTCATACCATCAGCAAGTGCAAGCTTCCGTGCTACTAA